TTCATCCAGGATTCTCGCGATAATGCGGTTACGTTCCTCAATTGAAATTTTCCTGAAAGCCTCGTCCATCATAAGGCTACGGACAAGCGCCTCGGATTGCGCATAACGCAAACCGGGCTGCGCAAGGACCGTTCTAAAAGCGTTCTGGTTGAGCGACGCCATATTCACCACGTCTATCGGGCAAATCATATCGAGCATCTGCAAGTATTCGCGAATTTCTACCCGGTGAGCGTCTTCAATATCCACCGAACATTCATTGCAGTCCATGATTTCGAGCAGGCGTTTCATTTCCTGCGCAACCGCCACCGCATTGATTTTATCCAAAGCATCTGTCGGGTGCATCCTGTCGCGGCGTAAATTTGACGCTGAAATTTTCAAGTCGTTTGACGCAAAATCGCGAGTCAAAACATCAAGCGTAAAACGGTGATTGATATCTTCTACAATCCGGTTAATCGCATTCGTCAACTCACCACGCTCATATAGCTGCTGGAGCGAACGAAAATGACCACCATACTGGTAACACTTAAGAGAATGCTGAATGTTCCTTGCAATGGCAGAATCCACATAATCGTCGGCGCCCTTCTTGGTCGCAAAGGTAAACGCATCCTTGTTGTAATTGGTGCCGCCCATGCTCATGGTGCCGCCGTAACGTATGAACTCGTCTATACCAACAACACCCAACACGCGCTCAAATTCACGATACGGGATAAACGTAGTGTGCAACAGAATGCAACGATCATAAAGCTGCTCGTCTTCCGAAAATACGAACCCGAGCGAATCCGTTCCCGAAAGAACAACCTTCATGCCGCCCACGGCAAACACATCCGAAAATAGCGCCGCACCTTCGATAAAATCACCAAGCTGCGTCACTTCGTCAACAAATACGTACTTAAAACCCTGCGATTCCAATAACTTCAAATCGTGATTGACATCGGCAAGAGTATGTCGCGCATTCACCTGAACAAAAGCCGTCTTGGCGCGATGCGTCGCATCCATTTCACCAATCAGCTGACGCACAAGCGTCGTTTTGCCGGTACGGCGCAACCCATACAGCACGAGAACTCGATCGTTATTCGCGCCATAGACATAATCGTGCAAAGTCGCGAAACACTCACGCTTCTTGAAATCCTTCACAGGGGCAGCAAAATTTTCGAGCAACACACCAGTCTTTACATCGGTCTTGAACGCCGACAACGATTGCGCCGAATAAACCGCCCGCCCATCGGACAATTCAGTAGAACGCCCGAGCGCCGCCTGGCTCTTGGCCAACTCAATTTGCGCCACGAGCAGTTCCAGTTCGTCATCCTTGACGCGACGGCTCCGCTGTTTGCCATTTTCACACCACTGGTAATAGGCATACCGCTTGCCGTTAATCTTCTTGTATGTAATGCCACCGATGCTCATATCCACCTCCTTAACTTAATTTAACTTATTAAGTTAAAAATGTCAAGAGGGGGGGGTGGGCAAAAGGTTACTTACGCATGCGCAACTTTTCTCCTAACAGAAGAATTTGCCGCAGGCCTCTTTATCTTAAAAGCCTTATTGGAAGCTTTTTCCTTAGCACCATTCTCTGCTATCCTACCGAAGCTTTCCAAAATCGTTTTATCGCTAGGCAGCTTAATCACCTTTCTTGACTTAGCAACATCCCTTACAATGGGCAATAGCGTTTGCTTAGCAAAGTCTTCGCGATCGTCAGATGCATACATGTCCCTCAAGAAGTCGGGCATGTCTCGATTTTTGAATCGATCGATTGCCTTCTCAGCATCTTTTTCTCCTAGCAGGTAATCTGTACATATACTTGCGAATTCTTCTTGAACAATGTCCAGCATCTCTTCTGCATCATCTGTAATGAATTCGTCAAGAACGGCTCCAGATACTTTTGAAGCGGCCGCCCCTCCAAATAAAGCTCCAGCAATACCGCCAACAATTCCACCTGCAACCGTCCCAACAAAAGGAATCACAGAACCAGCAGCAGCACCGGCCGCTGCTCCCGCCATCCATCCACCAGTTCCCCCGGCAACGCTACTTGCCGTCTTGGCAACATTTTTGAATAGTTGCGCGCCCGACATTTTCCCGCTAAACACGCGTGCAAAATCCACGGACGAAAGAACAGCCGTAGTAATCACACCCGTGACAAAGTTTCCGCGAAGCAATTTGCTCAGGTGATTCGCCGCAGCTGCTCCATACAACGTTCGGCCACCTCCACTAGCAAGAAGTGATGCCGCTTTGGGCCCAATGAACTTTACCGCAGAATCGGTTACACCGCGCAACCCCTGTTCTATCCCGGTACGGCCTAACTGAGCACTCAACACACTGCTAATCCATGTTATTCCACCAATCTTCAGGCCTACCAAGCAAGCATCTTCTGCAGCCTCGTCAACACTGCTGCCGTTCCATATCGACGTGGCAAAAGTCAATATGGAAGACACACCGAAAGACGTGAACGCAACAGAAATACCATTGACAGCATCGTAGGTCAAACTTTCGACCGTACCAAACTTCGCAATATTTTTCACCTGTTCGTAGGTAAAGGCACCCTTCTTTACGATATTCTTCGCCTCTTTTGGGTCGCTCACTCCAGGAACCTGCCCCCGCCTAATCCTATTTTCCATAGCTTGCACTGCGGAATCGTACTTATCCGAAGGGACCTCTATTTTCATCGGGGATCCGTTTTTAGCTATGTAACGAAAATTGCCAGCCTCGTCAAAGCATTCCTCTATGCACTTTGATCCGGTTCGGCAGTATTTCGACTGAATCTCGATACCGTCTACAAGTCTGTCCGCTCCATTCTTCACATTATCGGAACCAACAAGTTTAGCATTTTTGCCCATAATCTTGTCATGCAAATGGTTCGCCTTTTCGGCAGCAAATCCATGCCCTCTTTCTGCAGAAAAAACAACATTCTCTGCATAATTCTCGGCAGCCTTATTTATCCCCGCACCAAGTCCGGCCTTTTTCGCTGCACTTTTTCCATTTTTAGAAACAGACTTCTTTACCATAATAAATGCCCTCCTTCTTGGCAAATCATGATACCGATTCAAATCCTATTCAAGAAATATATATCCGAAAACCTTTTACATTATGAACTTTTTTAAACATTTCCGCCATTTCAGCAGAAAAATGCATATATTTAAGCGTATGACTAGAGAAGAAGCTCTTGAAAAAGCAAAAAGAATCAAAGAAAACTCTGCGGCGCTAGCCGCCGAGACAGATTCTATTTTGCAAAAAACAGAGGAGAATCACAAGAAGCTTCAAGAGAATCTAAAAGAAGAACTGCGCGTTACAAACGTACTATCCAGCGCAGATGCAATTCTTAATCGACTAGAAAATGACTTTGAAGAAGGTTCCTCGCTGGGCTTAAAAGACATTCCGTTCCTTGTAGTGGCAACATCTTTGCAACTTCTACGAATTTACTTATTGCCCCAAATACAGGAGTCGTTCAAAGACAGCGACAGACTCGATCATAACGATCCCAAAATTAAACAAATGGAACGAGAAAAGATCGAGGCTTACAAAAAAGAGCATTCTGATTGGAAATCAGTCAAGAGCAAAAAGAATTATCGTTCCTGGCAAGAAATTGCATTCACCCGAAAGGTTCCCTACGACGCCACCCGACATTCTGGGGATGGATTTAACGGGATTAACATGCACGGGAGTTTGCACCGAGTAAAAACATTAGGGCACGATCCTATTCTCGGTTGGATTTTCGGGACAGCAAATATACTGACAGATTCCATTACGGTTACACCCGAATATGAATTAGGTGAAAAAAAACTTCCCATTCCCTGGGTTCAAACATATAGTGTCGACATGGGTTCCAACTTCTGTTGGAAAGAACGAATCAGCACGCCAGGAATGTTCGCTGATTCCTTTGAAAGCACCCAAGAAGACTGGCACCGACTCGCAGCAGCCTTTTTTGCTCAAGGCTTACATCTAGCTTCTGACGAATACACCAAGGCCGGATTGCCAATCCCCTTTCTAAGCACAATTGCCCCCGAAGAGGCCTACAAAATTTATTCTAAAGGCATTGACTATCTGCATTTAACAGATAAACTTCAAATTGTAGGAAAAACCATTAAATCAGCATCACAAGCAATCGCCATAAATCAAATCATCGGATTCTTGCATACATTACTCTACAACCCCAATACAGACGGGGACCAACAACTTTATAGCATCAGGACACGAAAGATCATCTTACTTTCCAACACCATCGCAACAGCATCTGATGTAATCCAAACGGCAATGAGAGCATACAATGGCGATGAATCCGCTTTGAAGAACTTTGACTTTGGCGGCTTCATTGTAACAATTTACAGGCTCATCACCGATATCGCATTCATCCAAGAAATCCGAGACAAGTTTGTATTCGGCGAATGGGAACGAATCGTAATGAGCAAAGACAACATTTATAACATATAGGGATTAATTATGGGTTTTGCACGTTTTCTAAAAAAGATAGCCAACGACTCCAATCCTAGCATGTATGCAATACGAATCATTCGTAAAGCAAGAACAAATCATGAGAATGTATTCAAGACTATTTTCAAGGACCTTAAGGAAACGGTCTGCGAAGACGCTCCCATCACAAGCCACATCTACAAAGCGGGCGAACACGATGGTCAAAAAAAAGGCCGAGCAGAACAGGCTGAAACTGATTCTAAAAAGTTTGACGAAATGAACGCCAAGCATCAAGAGGACGCCAACCGTTGGAGAGAAAGTGACCAAGCAAAAGACGATTTCATAAGGCGACAACAGCAGCATATTAACGAACAAGATGAAGTCATTGACTCACTAAGTGACAAGCAGTAAAAACGCAATATCAAGTCTTAGTAATACTATGAAACTGGAAAACATTGAAATAGAGAATCCACCTATTCTCGTAACGATTGCCGGCGACCGTTATTTCCGTATGGAAAAGAAGCTGGTTATCAAAGTATTCACGGACACCCAGATATACGAATACACGATACTTCCTGGCTTTGTAACGGACTTTAGATCGGGTGGTCCCATCGTTGATATTTTTATTCAACAATTCGGAACCAACCTAATGCAAGCGGCCTATATTTGCCACGATATTGCTTATACACCCATGTACACAGAAAATGGTGAGCGCAGCCACCAAATCCCAAAGCCCTTTGCCGATGCACTTCTTGAGCAAATGCTCATTTTTGCCAACGTTAAAAAATGGAAGGCCAAACTCATTTTCATCGCGCTAAAACTTTTCGGCAAAAAATCCTACATGATAGACAACGATTACTCCGTTGACAATTCGCGAAAGTATTCATTAAAGGTCTTAGAAAAAACGAGATAAAATCATGAAACGTTGGTTCTTTAATTTAATTGCCAAAAGCAATGGCCGCCAGCTAATAGTTTTATTGGCAGCTTCTACTATTGCCTTTATATTAGGCCTGACCATTTGCAAAGATGACAATTTTACCTGGATAGAAATGACCAACCTGTTTTTGGATCCCAGTTCCTTCGCCGAATCCAAAACAAACGCCGGTATTCGCCTGGTTTTTGCAATATTTGGCTTTTTTGTTTTTTCATCGCTTTTGGTTAGCGTTTTCACAAACATATTTGACAACATTACAGACGCGGCACGTTCCGGAAAAACCCGCTACCGTGTAAAAAATCATATTCTAATTCTCGGTGCAGGGCACCAGCTTTCAGGCATTCTCAGCGCAGTAAAAGAAGATGGCAAAAAACGCATTGTAGTTGTTTCAAGTCAAGACTTAGACCTTTGCGACGACTTTATTTACTATAAGGGAGACTTTGACGACAAGGATGTTCTAAGGTCCGTTCGAGCAGACCAATGCAAAGCCATCTATATTATAGGTGAAGATGGTCCCAATCACGACCCAAGAAACCTTCACTGTCTTGAATCGTTGAACGACATACTTAAAAATTCTTCTAGAAAAATTCATTGCTACTTAACATTAAGCGACCTTGTAACATCTGAAATATTCTATAGTCTAAAAACGAAACCAAACTACAACCATTTGCTTGTTGATATATTCAACGAGCAGGAATTTATGGTAGAACAGCTTTTGGTTGAAAAAGACTTTTTGCCGCTAATTAAAATAAATGATGACTACCGCTCACATGTCGTAATATTCGGTTCCGGCAATGCGGCCAAAGCTGTCGCATATACCGTAGCCCAAGTAAGCCACTATGCAAATTTCAAACGTACTGGATTAAAGACTTGCATAACCTTCATCAATGAAAACTGCAAAAAGTGGATGGATTCTCTAAAAGCTGCCAGGCCCGGACTTTTTGATTTGTCTAGGTACACGTACATAGATTCACAGGGCACAAAAAATATCCACCAGCCCAATGCTAGCAAGGGCGATTTTCTCGATATCGAATGGCAGTTCGTAGACACTTATGACGATTCCGAATTAGCTAAACAATTGCTGACAAACATCATTGAAAATAAAAACGAGAAACTTTCCATTTGCGTTTGCCACGAAAACACAAGTGAAGCCATCGCAACGACAATGCACTTGCCACAAATCGTTTACG
The nucleotide sequence above comes from Fibrobacter sp. UWB15. Encoded proteins:
- a CDS encoding AAA family ATPase → MSIGGITYKKINGKRYAYYQWCENGKQRSRRVKDDELELLVAQIELAKSQAALGRSTELSDGRAVYSAQSLSAFKTDVKTGVLLENFAAPVKDFKKRECFATLHDYVYGANNDRVLVLYGLRRTGKTTLVRQLIGEMDATHRAKTAFVQVNARHTLADVNHDLKLLESQGFKYVFVDEVTQLGDFIEGAALFSDVFAVGGMKVVLSGTDSLGFVFSEDEQLYDRCILLHTTFIPYREFERVLGVVGIDEFIRYGGTMSMGGTNYNKDAFTFATKKGADDYVDSAIARNIQHSLKCYQYGGHFRSLQQLYERGELTNAINRIVEDINHRFTLDVLTRDFASNDLKISASNLRRDRMHPTDALDKINAVAVAQEMKRLLEIMDCNECSVDIEDAHRVEIREYLQMLDMICPIDVVNMASLNQNAFRTVLAQPGLRYAQSEALVRSLMMDEAFRKISIEERNRIIARILDEIRGRMMEEIVLLETKMARPDKQIFTLQFPVGEFDMVVFDSENACCEVYEIKHSDKAVPAQCRHLQDKKKCHETEFRYGKIKGRYVIYRGKSCCLNDIEYLNVEEYLKGLG
- a CDS encoding DUF1353 domain-containing protein, translated to MKLENIEIENPPILVTIAGDRYFRMEKKLVIKVFTDTQIYEYTILPGFVTDFRSGGPIVDIFIQQFGTNLMQAAYICHDIAYTPMYTENGERSHQIPKPFADALLEQMLIFANVKKWKAKLIFIALKLFGKKSYMIDNDYSVDNSRKYSLKVLEKTR